In the genome of Hymenobacter cellulosivorans, one region contains:
- a CDS encoding T9SS type A sorting domain-containing protein has protein sequence MKKLFTTFLMLLGGYLLTPASQAQQLYTNGNFTTGTTTKSGVVAPAGFTWSEAQNNTGETTITNSSAGYTGSKSAGYALADNFVVPAGLSWTINSLSFFSYQSGYTGTTSPFTELYVRIWRGSPAAAGSTVVYGDLITNRYAGAVSTNSYRIFNSLYPTPNTPGTTRLIWKVRANLSPAPVLPAGTYWVEWTSVVSGTLTHFYVPVTTAGARQTVGANALQFVPTTGLWTPIIDTGNPDTAPDVTIDFPFLINDATITATTVAAVGSSLRVGPVPTAENVQVEFAELRGASDLMLTDMQGRQVWAGKAPARSLAVTVPMAQLAAGVYTLSVRSAEGIDRVRVVKY, from the coding sequence ATGAAAAAACTCTTTACCACTTTCCTCATGTTACTCGGCGGGTATCTACTAACGCCCGCCTCCCAGGCCCAGCAGCTCTACACCAACGGGAATTTTACCACCGGCACCACCACCAAAAGCGGCGTGGTAGCCCCAGCCGGCTTCACGTGGAGTGAAGCGCAGAATAACACGGGCGAAACCACCATTACTAACAGCAGTGCTGGCTATACCGGCTCCAAGTCTGCCGGCTACGCGCTTGCCGATAATTTCGTGGTGCCTGCCGGGCTCAGTTGGACAATCAATAGTCTTTCCTTTTTCAGTTACCAGAGTGGCTATACCGGTACTACCTCGCCGTTTACGGAATTATACGTCCGCATCTGGCGCGGTTCTCCGGCCGCGGCTGGTTCCACCGTGGTGTATGGCGACCTGATCACCAACCGCTACGCTGGGGCTGTCAGCACGAATTCTTACCGCATTTTCAACTCGCTTTACCCCACCCCAAATACTCCTGGCACCACGCGCCTGATCTGGAAAGTGCGGGCCAACCTGTCGCCGGCGCCCGTGTTGCCGGCTGGCACTTATTGGGTTGAGTGGACCTCGGTCGTATCGGGTACTCTCACGCACTTTTACGTTCCGGTTACCACAGCCGGCGCCCGCCAGACTGTAGGTGCTAATGCCCTGCAGTTTGTTCCAACCACCGGGCTCTGGACCCCCATAATAGATACCGGCAACCCAGATACTGCTCCCGATGTGACCATCGACTTTCCTTTTCTTATCAACGATGCCACCATCACGGCCACTACGGTGGCGGCGGTGGGCTCATCGTTGCGGGTGGGCCCCGTGCCTACCGCTGAGAATGTGCAGGTGGAATTTGCCGAGCTCCGGGGCGCCAGTGACCTGATGCTGACCGATATGCAGGGCCGGCAGGTATGGGCCGGCAAGGCCCCGGCCCGCAGCCTAGCCGTGACGGTGCCCATGGCTCAATTGGCTGCCGGCGTGTACACGTTGAGTGTCCGCTCAGCCGAAGGAATTGACCGGGTACGGGTGGTGAAGTATTAG
- a CDS encoding T9SS type A sorting domain-containing protein, translated as MMQRLRFFCLLLVLGFSFVRSTLPSASAQPAVRTSAPTRPADEKSFLVYPNPSSGIVHIAINGFEGRRLELRILNVIGTVIYRESITELSGPKTLDLSKFASGLYYVKLEGENASEMRKLVIR; from the coding sequence ATGATGCAACGCTTACGCTTTTTTTGTCTGCTCCTCGTGCTCGGCTTCAGTTTTGTCCGCAGCACTCTGCCTTCCGCCTCAGCCCAGCCGGCTGTTCGTACGTCAGCACCCACGCGGCCCGCTGACGAAAAATCCTTTTTGGTGTACCCCAATCCCAGCAGCGGTATTGTCCACATTGCCATCAATGGTTTTGAGGGGCGCCGCCTGGAGCTCCGGATTCTGAACGTTATCGGTACAGTTATATACCGTGAGTCCATTACGGAACTCAGCGGGCCCAAGACTTTGGACTTAAGCAAGTTTGCCAGCGGCCTGTATTACGTGAAGCTGGAAGGTGAAAACGCCAGTGAAATGCGCAAGTTGGTTATTCGCTAA
- a CDS encoding histone deacetylase family protein: MLPIAWAPLYAHPLPENHRFPMLKYELLPEQLLREGIVTEESFFTPVPPPEAEILRTHDAHYYQRLVAGQLTRQEERATGFPWSEQLIAREVTILGGTIECARRALQHGIALNIAGGTHHAFANRGEGFCLLNDQAAAANYLLAHEPGIGTILIVDLDVHQGNGTAALFGHEPRVFTFSMHGARNYPHRKEQSDLDLPLADGTDDATYLKLLADTLPRLLDEVRPDFVFYLAGVDVLATDKLGHLGLSREGCRRRDELVLRLCQTNQLPVVVCMGGGYSVRIADIVEAHANTFRLAAELYT; encoded by the coding sequence ATGCTTCCCATTGCCTGGGCCCCGCTCTATGCCCACCCACTGCCCGAGAATCACCGGTTTCCGATGCTCAAGTACGAGCTACTGCCCGAGCAGCTGTTACGGGAGGGTATTGTGACGGAAGAAAGCTTTTTTACCCCGGTACCGCCGCCCGAAGCCGAGATTCTGCGCACCCACGACGCACACTACTACCAGCGGCTGGTAGCCGGGCAGCTCACGCGGCAGGAGGAGCGGGCTACCGGTTTTCCGTGGTCGGAGCAGCTGATTGCGCGGGAAGTAACTATTTTGGGCGGCACGATAGAGTGCGCCCGGCGGGCGTTGCAGCACGGTATTGCCCTCAATATTGCCGGCGGTACCCACCACGCCTTTGCCAACCGGGGCGAAGGGTTTTGCCTGCTCAATGACCAGGCCGCGGCGGCTAATTACCTGCTGGCCCACGAGCCGGGTATCGGCACAATCCTGATTGTGGACCTCGATGTGCACCAGGGCAACGGCACAGCGGCCTTGTTTGGGCACGAGCCCCGGGTCTTTACCTTCAGCATGCACGGGGCCCGCAACTATCCGCACCGCAAGGAGCAGTCGGACCTGGACCTGCCCTTGGCCGATGGCACCGACGACGCAACGTACCTGAAGCTGCTGGCCGATACGTTGCCCCGCCTGCTCGACGAGGTGAGGCCCGATTTCGTATTTTACCTGGCCGGCGTGGATGTGCTGGCTACCGACAAGCTGGGCCATCTGGGCCTGAGCCGGGAGGGCTGCCGCCGCCGCGACGAGCTGGTTCTGCGGCTCTGCCAGACAAATCAACTGCCCGTAGTCGTCTGCATGGGTGGGGGCTACTCCGTGCGCATCGCCGACATCGTGGAAGCTCACGCCAATACCTTTCGGCTGGCGGCTGAGCTGTACACGTAG
- a CDS encoding DUF3616 domain-containing protein: MRPQAYTLQFNPKLSLNADGKHVRDGLSAVLCTGDNLWLSCDERTTIERLTRTGPHEYGQHASFQLTDLLDLPADETSEIDIEGLAEADHYLWVIGSHSLKRKKPDHEDEDVAKQIAKLAKVANDPNRYLLARIPLVRNEETGDFELCKSAPHPTKANETLQAAQLHGSTETNELTDLLAEDPHLKPFLKIPGKDNGFDIEGLAAASDGRLFVGLRGPVLRGWAVVLELLPELDKHGRLRLAKIGGEQKYYKKHFLALGGMGLRELRQAGDDLYLLAGPTMDLDGTIAVYCWPGAMNQEGDTLVGPDKIQRLFDVPHGQGPTSGQDKAEGMGMIDKDHLLVVFDSPSDARKPVAHQVLADAYRLKGL; this comes from the coding sequence ATGCGCCCCCAAGCCTATACCCTGCAATTCAACCCCAAGCTGAGTTTGAACGCCGACGGCAAGCACGTGCGCGACGGGCTTTCGGCAGTGCTCTGCACCGGCGACAACCTGTGGCTGAGCTGCGACGAGCGAACCACCATCGAGCGGCTGACGCGTACCGGGCCGCACGAGTACGGGCAGCACGCCTCGTTCCAGCTCACCGACCTGCTCGATTTGCCCGCCGACGAAACCAGTGAAATCGACATTGAGGGCCTGGCCGAAGCCGACCACTACCTCTGGGTGATTGGCTCCCACAGTCTCAAGCGCAAAAAGCCCGACCATGAGGACGAAGACGTGGCCAAGCAGATTGCCAAGCTGGCCAAGGTTGCCAATGACCCCAACCGCTACCTGCTGGCCCGGATTCCACTGGTGCGCAACGAGGAAACCGGTGACTTTGAGCTCTGCAAATCGGCTCCGCACCCTACCAAAGCCAACGAAACCCTGCAGGCCGCCCAGCTCCACGGCAGCACCGAAACCAACGAGCTGACCGACCTATTGGCCGAAGACCCGCATTTAAAACCCTTTCTCAAGATTCCTGGCAAAGACAACGGGTTCGACATTGAGGGCTTGGCGGCTGCCTCCGACGGGCGCCTGTTTGTGGGGTTGCGCGGGCCGGTGCTGCGGGGCTGGGCCGTGGTGCTGGAGTTGCTGCCCGAACTCGACAAGCACGGCCGCCTGCGCTTGGCCAAAATCGGTGGGGAGCAGAAATACTACAAGAAGCACTTTCTGGCCCTGGGCGGCATGGGCCTGCGGGAGCTGCGCCAGGCCGGCGACGACCTGTATTTGCTGGCCGGTCCCACCATGGACCTCGACGGCACCATTGCGGTGTACTGCTGGCCAGGCGCTATGAACCAAGAAGGCGACACGCTGGTGGGGCCCGACAAAATCCAGCGCCTCTTCGACGTGCCCCACGGCCAAGGGCCCACTTCCGGGCAAGACAAAGCTGAGGGCATGGGCATGATTGATAAGGACCATTTGCTTGTCGTGTTCGACAGCCCGAGCGACGCACGCAAGCCCGTGGCTCACCAGGTACTGGCCGACGCCTACCGGCTAAAGGGCCTGTAG
- a CDS encoding acyl-CoA thioesterase: MAAKLLQTPETTYRIHFQDCDMLGHLNNARYLDYFLNAREDHTTEHYALNLGQLAQEQGAGWVITKHQIAYLRPANHGETVRIRTQLINFDNSNLVVEMQMLSEDGSRLKSVLWSEMAFVRVASATRTDHTDELMDMLDKLDVEDVSYDPDGFDERVKSLRKKLKRDRAGRDDE, translated from the coding sequence ATGGCTGCCAAGCTGCTTCAAACTCCCGAAACCACCTACCGCATCCATTTCCAGGACTGCGACATGCTGGGCCACCTCAACAACGCCCGCTACCTCGATTATTTTCTCAACGCCCGCGAAGACCACACCACTGAGCATTACGCCCTCAACCTGGGGCAGCTGGCCCAGGAGCAGGGCGCCGGCTGGGTGATTACCAAGCACCAAATTGCCTACCTGCGCCCCGCCAACCACGGCGAAACGGTGCGTATCCGTACCCAGCTCATCAACTTCGACAACTCCAATCTGGTCGTGGAAATGCAGATGCTCAGCGAGGATGGCAGCCGGCTGAAGTCGGTGCTGTGGTCGGAAATGGCCTTTGTGCGCGTCGCCTCCGCCACCCGCACCGACCACACCGACGAGCTGATGGACATGCTCGACAAGCTCGATGTGGAAGACGTGAGCTACGACCCCGACGGCTTCGACGAGCGGGTGAAAAGCCTGCGTAAAAAGCTCAAGCGCGACCGGGCGGGCCGCGACGACGAGTAA
- a CDS encoding NAD(P)/FAD-dependent oxidoreductase, whose protein sequence is MDVLIIGGGLGGLTAALDLRQRGYQVTLVERKRYPFHKVCGEYVSNEVRPYLRRLGVDPALLGPAAITQFMLTSPAGRTLTSPLDLGGFGVSRYQLDYFLFQQAEARGVVFHQQATVTDVAFEEAANEHLVTLADGRQLRARVVLGAYGKRANLDRQLQRSFFQQRSPYLGVKYHLRLDFPRNVIALHNFADGYAGLSAIEEDKYCFCYLTTRQNLKAHGTIGAMQEQVLARNPHLGRVLREAEFLYDQPEVINEISFAPKNCVEDHVLMCGDAAGLITPLCGNGMAMAIHGAERASFHLDQFLQGRYSRPALEAAYRRDWQQHFGPRLWVGRAVQRLFGRPVLSEAVVGGMRHWPGGVRALMRRTHGSAF, encoded by the coding sequence TTGGACGTTCTCATTATCGGTGGCGGATTAGGCGGGCTCACCGCGGCCCTGGATTTGCGGCAGCGCGGTTATCAGGTGACCTTGGTGGAGCGCAAGCGTTACCCGTTTCACAAGGTGTGCGGCGAGTACGTTTCCAACGAGGTGCGGCCTTACCTGCGCCGCCTCGGCGTAGACCCGGCTCTGCTGGGCCCGGCCGCCATTACCCAGTTTATGCTCACCTCTCCGGCTGGCCGCACGCTCACGAGTCCGCTCGACCTGGGTGGCTTCGGGGTGAGCCGCTACCAACTCGATTATTTCCTGTTTCAGCAAGCTGAGGCCCGGGGTGTGGTGTTTCACCAGCAGGCTACCGTAACCGACGTGGCGTTTGAGGAAGCCGCTAATGAGCACCTCGTCACGCTGGCGGATGGGCGGCAGCTCAGGGCCCGGGTGGTGCTGGGGGCCTACGGCAAGCGCGCCAACCTGGACCGTCAGCTGCAGCGCAGCTTTTTTCAGCAACGCTCCCCGTACCTGGGCGTCAAATACCATCTGCGCCTCGACTTCCCGCGCAATGTCATTGCTCTGCACAACTTTGCCGACGGTTACGCGGGGTTGTCGGCTATTGAGGAAGACAAGTACTGCTTTTGCTACCTCACGACCCGTCAGAACCTCAAAGCTCACGGCACTATCGGGGCCATGCAGGAGCAGGTCCTGGCCCGCAATCCGCACCTGGGTAGAGTGCTGCGCGAGGCGGAGTTTCTCTACGACCAGCCCGAGGTAATCAATGAAATATCCTTTGCCCCCAAAAACTGCGTGGAAGACCACGTGCTTATGTGCGGCGACGCGGCCGGGCTGATTACGCCCCTGTGCGGCAACGGCATGGCCATGGCTATTCACGGCGCCGAGCGGGCCAGCTTCCACCTCGACCAGTTTCTGCAGGGCCGCTACTCCCGCCCGGCGCTGGAGGCCGCCTACCGCCGCGACTGGCAGCAGCACTTCGGGCCTCGGCTGTGGGTGGGGCGGGCCGTGCAGCGCCTGTTTGGGCGCCCCGTACTGAGCGAGGCTGTGGTAGGCGGCATGCGGCACTGGCCCGGCGGGGTGCGGGCCCTGATGCGGCGCACCCACGGCTCGGCGTTTTAA
- a CDS encoding flavin-containing monooxygenase, translated as MPDSPVYIDTVVIGAGQAGLAAAYYLRQHGQSFVVLDERPTVGHVWATRFESLRLFSPAWASSLPGLPWPGNARRYPTKDEAAAYLQRYAEHFELPIRLGQRVTRVAVADAGTSYEVRTATGPPYVARNVIVCTGPFNAPRLPTFAPQLAPTVTQLHSSAYQRAAQLPGTGPVAVVGSGNSALQIGADLAATGRPVYAAYNELTPALPNHTGMWIFLKSTGLMRVPRHSWLGRRMLARPEPVVSADLSRLRSFPNVHFIGPAVSVTPDGLGLQGATAATPPLQAVIWATGYGRAFDWIQVPVFDAAGEPRHQRGLTDAPGLAFLGLPWLHTRSSALMGGAGPDARYVVETLLKRT; from the coding sequence ATGCCTGATTCACCTGTTTATATTGATACCGTAGTTATTGGGGCGGGACAGGCCGGTTTGGCTGCGGCCTACTACTTGCGCCAACATGGACAGTCGTTTGTGGTGCTCGATGAGCGGCCGACCGTAGGTCATGTATGGGCTACGCGCTTCGAGAGCCTGCGCTTGTTTTCACCGGCCTGGGCCAGCAGCCTGCCGGGCCTCCCCTGGCCCGGCAACGCCCGGCGCTACCCCACCAAAGACGAAGCCGCCGCCTACCTGCAACGCTACGCCGAGCATTTTGAGCTGCCCATACGTCTGGGCCAGCGCGTGACCCGCGTAGCCGTGGCCGACGCCGGAACCAGCTATGAGGTGCGCACCGCCACCGGGCCGCCTTACGTAGCGCGCAACGTGATTGTCTGCACCGGGCCTTTCAATGCGCCACGCCTGCCAACGTTTGCCCCTCAGCTGGCGCCAACCGTTACTCAGCTTCACAGCAGCGCTTACCAGCGCGCGGCTCAGCTGCCGGGCACCGGGCCGGTAGCGGTGGTAGGTAGCGGCAACTCGGCCCTGCAGATTGGCGCCGACCTGGCCGCTACCGGCCGGCCGGTGTACGCGGCCTATAATGAGCTGACGCCCGCCCTGCCCAATCATACGGGCATGTGGATTTTCCTCAAGTCGACGGGGCTGATGCGGGTGCCGCGGCACTCCTGGCTGGGCCGCCGCATGTTGGCTCGCCCCGAGCCGGTCGTCAGCGCCGATTTGAGCCGGCTGCGCAGCTTCCCCAACGTTCACTTTATTGGGCCGGCAGTGAGTGTCACGCCAGACGGCCTCGGTCTGCAAGGTGCCACTGCCGCCACGCCGCCACTGCAGGCCGTAATATGGGCCACTGGCTACGGTCGAGCCTTCGACTGGATTCAGGTACCCGTGTTTGATGCGGCCGGAGAACCCCGCCACCAGCGCGGCCTGACTGATGCCCCGGGGCTAGCATTTCTGGGCTTGCCCTGGCTACACACCCGCAGCTCGGCCCTGATGGGTGGTGCTGGTCCTGATGCCCGCTACGTAGTGGAAACGCTACTGAAAAGGACATAA
- a CDS encoding type III polyketide synthase, with protein MTSYLCAIGTATPPHRIPQPQIATFMAEGLQLNAADTRKLRALYRVTGIAQRYSVLADYSRTNGDFEFFPNTPDLEPFPTVGQRMAAYRQYALPLSVEAVRNCLQQQPDVALSDITHLITVSCTGMYAPGLDIELVAQLGLSTSVRRTCVNFMGCYAAFNALKLAQAFCLADPKAKVLLVCTELCTIHFQKNKEEDHLVSNALFGDGSAAALVQAQPASHGYSLSLEAFHCELEPDGHADMAWHINDFGFEMTLSSYVPRMIQKGIRQLTEGLLRKLPVKLKDIHAFAIHPGGRKILETIEQELGMSAHDNRFAYQVLRDYGNMSSATVLFVLRELLQSLTPAEAGAPVLSFAFGPGLTLEAMLLQVHLA; from the coding sequence ATGACGAGCTACTTGTGTGCTATTGGCACTGCTACCCCGCCCCACCGCATTCCTCAACCGCAGATTGCCACCTTTATGGCCGAAGGCTTACAGCTGAACGCCGCCGACACACGCAAACTGCGCGCCCTGTACCGCGTAACGGGCATTGCCCAGCGCTACTCCGTGCTGGCAGACTACAGCCGGACCAACGGGGACTTCGAGTTTTTTCCGAACACGCCCGACTTGGAGCCTTTCCCCACGGTAGGCCAGCGCATGGCCGCCTACCGGCAATACGCCCTGCCGCTGTCGGTGGAAGCGGTGCGCAACTGCCTGCAGCAGCAGCCCGACGTGGCTTTGAGCGACATTACCCATCTGATAACGGTGAGCTGCACGGGTATGTACGCCCCGGGCCTCGATATTGAGCTGGTCGCGCAGCTGGGCCTGAGTACCAGTGTGCGCCGCACCTGCGTCAATTTCATGGGTTGCTACGCGGCGTTTAATGCTTTGAAGCTGGCCCAGGCGTTTTGCCTTGCCGACCCTAAGGCCAAAGTACTGCTGGTGTGCACCGAGCTGTGCACTATTCACTTTCAGAAGAATAAGGAAGAAGACCACCTGGTATCCAACGCATTGTTCGGCGATGGGTCGGCGGCGGCCCTGGTGCAGGCCCAGCCAGCCAGCCACGGCTACAGCCTGAGCCTGGAAGCGTTCCACTGCGAGCTGGAACCTGACGGCCACGCCGATATGGCCTGGCACATCAACGACTTCGGGTTTGAAATGACCTTGTCGTCGTACGTGCCCAGGATGATTCAGAAGGGCATACGCCAGCTCACCGAAGGCCTGTTGCGCAAGCTGCCGGTGAAGCTCAAGGACATTCACGCCTTTGCCATTCACCCCGGGGGCCGTAAGATTCTCGAAACTATCGAGCAGGAGCTCGGCATGAGTGCCCATGACAACCGCTTTGCCTACCAAGTGCTGCGGGACTACGGCAATATGTCGTCGGCCACGGTGCTATTTGTGCTGCGCGAATTGCTCCAGTCGCTCACGCCGGCTGAGGCTGGGGCGCCGGTGCTCAGCTTTGCTTTCGGACCTGGCCTGACGCTGGAAGCCATGCTGCTACAGGTTCACCTGGCTTAA
- a CDS encoding type 1 glutamine amidotransferase domain-containing protein has translation MSIFGSDKLKGKKIAIVATDGFEQSELEEPKKYLEGEGAETHVISLKSGSIKGWDEKDWGNKVDVDKTIDEVSVADYDALVLPGGQMNPDVLRTEQKVVDFAAEFMRSGKVVAAICHGPWTLIETGLLRGHKVTSWPSLQTDLKNAGAHWEDSEVVVDKGLITSRNPSDLPAFNKKIVEEILEGQHAPRS, from the coding sequence ATGAGCATCTTTGGCAGTGATAAACTAAAAGGCAAGAAAATAGCCATTGTAGCCACCGACGGTTTCGAGCAGTCGGAACTGGAAGAACCCAAGAAATACCTGGAAGGCGAAGGCGCCGAAACCCACGTTATTTCCCTGAAAAGCGGCTCCATTAAGGGCTGGGATGAGAAAGACTGGGGCAACAAAGTAGATGTCGACAAGACCATCGACGAAGTGAGCGTGGCCGACTATGATGCGCTGGTGCTGCCCGGCGGCCAGATGAACCCCGACGTGCTGCGCACCGAGCAAAAAGTAGTCGACTTTGCCGCCGAGTTTATGCGCTCGGGCAAAGTGGTAGCTGCCATCTGCCACGGCCCCTGGACGCTGATTGAAACCGGCTTGCTGCGCGGCCACAAAGTAACGAGCTGGCCTAGCCTGCAAACCGACCTCAAAAACGCCGGCGCCCACTGGGAAGACAGCGAAGTAGTCGTCGACAAAGGCCTCATCACCAGCCGCAACCCCAGCGACCTGCCCGCCTTCAACAAAAAGATTGTAGAGGAAATCCTGGAGGGCCAGCACGCGCCCCGCTCGTAA
- a CDS encoding DUF6992 family protein, with protein sequence MGADIPAALPALNHGRELLAEHGMAVLGTWALLNLLVSGYLVARTDARSETHYFHQMNVGWNFVNAVLAVVGIVRANPNHVTGLTLAASLEAQFDFEKILLLNVGLDVAYLAIGSGLRARGQATESQRPERLLGFGRSLWLQGGFLLLFDTGFYLLYHRYAAALLALVQP encoded by the coding sequence ATGGGTGCTGACATTCCGGCGGCCTTGCCCGCCCTCAACCACGGCCGTGAATTGCTGGCCGAGCATGGTATGGCCGTGCTCGGCACCTGGGCCTTGCTCAACCTGCTGGTGAGCGGCTATCTGGTGGCCCGAACTGATGCCCGCTCGGAAACCCACTACTTCCACCAGATGAACGTGGGCTGGAACTTCGTGAATGCCGTGCTGGCCGTGGTGGGCATTGTGCGGGCCAATCCCAACCACGTGACCGGCCTCACCCTGGCTGCCAGCCTGGAGGCTCAGTTCGATTTCGAGAAAATCCTGCTGCTCAACGTGGGCCTGGACGTGGCGTATCTGGCCATTGGCAGCGGGCTGCGGGCCCGGGGCCAAGCCACTGAAAGCCAGCGGCCCGAACGGCTTCTGGGCTTCGGCCGCTCGTTGTGGCTGCAGGGCGGCTTTTTGCTGCTTTTCGACACGGGGTTTTACCTACTCTACCACCGCTACGCCGCCGCGCTGCTGGCTCTGGTGCAGCCCTAA
- a CDS encoding porin family protein, with the protein MKKLSLLLALSLATVTAFAQKNDTNGPVGLRSSTDYDAGTSGSRNTGFGIKGGFNLADVYGDSKANFANSSNSKTFHAGIYGQYGFNNRLSIQPELLYSRQGFQGTSTNTPTSGTPATVNDRRLDYLQLPVLLVFNILDNVSIHAGPQVSLLTKVTEDGKERKIANEGNVYGYSYTSIDYGVSAGAEARVGPARVGARYTAGFNEIIKDQLATTGSKALTDIKNSVFQVYLGIGFTQ; encoded by the coding sequence ATGAAAAAACTCAGTTTACTCCTCGCTCTGTCCCTCGCCACCGTTACCGCCTTTGCTCAGAAAAACGATACCAACGGCCCGGTCGGTTTGCGCTCCTCGACCGACTACGACGCTGGTACCAGCGGCTCGCGCAATACGGGCTTCGGTATTAAAGGCGGCTTCAACTTGGCTGACGTATACGGCGACAGCAAAGCCAACTTTGCCAACAGCTCCAACTCCAAAACCTTCCATGCCGGTATCTACGGCCAGTACGGCTTCAACAACCGGCTCTCGATTCAGCCCGAGCTGCTCTACAGCCGCCAGGGTTTCCAAGGCACCTCGACCAACACGCCTACTTCCGGCACGCCTGCCACGGTAAACGACCGGCGCCTCGACTATCTGCAGTTGCCCGTGTTGCTGGTGTTCAACATCCTCGACAACGTGAGCATCCACGCCGGCCCCCAGGTTTCGCTGCTGACGAAGGTTACCGAAGATGGCAAAGAGCGTAAGATTGCCAACGAGGGCAACGTGTACGGCTACAGCTACACCAGCATCGACTACGGCGTATCGGCCGGCGCCGAAGCCCGCGTAGGACCTGCCCGCGTAGGGGCCCGCTACACGGCTGGCTTCAACGAAATCATCAAGGATCAGCTGGCTACCACGGGTAGCAAAGCGCTGACCGACATCAAGAACAGCGTGTTCCAGGTGTACCTGGGTATTGGCTTCACCCAATAG
- a CDS encoding methyltransferase domain-containing protein, with translation MPDLSTRATEEELMDDLTLASDALRQNLDELETINTWLGGYRVVLDGLQRLRSRFPKSRALRLADLGSGGGDTLRHIAGWARRQRVPVELVGIDANAFMIDYAAAKAAGFPEISFQQQDIFGAEFQEQQFDIITCSLFCHHFSSEALAQLLRQLNTQARVGVLINDLHRQPVAYYSIKWLTRLFRGSYLVQNDAPLSVARAFTRREWQQILAAAGIERYSLRWCWAFRWQVIF, from the coding sequence ATGCCCGACCTGAGCACCCGCGCCACCGAGGAAGAGCTGATGGACGACCTGACGCTGGCCTCCGACGCCCTGCGGCAGAATCTGGACGAGCTGGAAACCATCAACACCTGGCTGGGCGGCTACCGCGTGGTACTCGACGGCCTGCAGCGCCTCCGCTCCCGCTTCCCCAAAAGTCGCGCCCTGCGCCTGGCCGACCTGGGCAGCGGCGGCGGTGATACGCTGCGCCATATTGCCGGCTGGGCCCGGCGGCAGCGCGTGCCCGTGGAACTGGTGGGCATTGATGCCAACGCCTTTATGATAGACTATGCGGCGGCCAAAGCGGCTGGCTTTCCCGAAATCAGCTTTCAGCAGCAGGATATTTTCGGCGCAGAGTTTCAGGAGCAGCAGTTCGACATCATTACCTGCAGCCTGTTTTGCCACCACTTCTCCAGTGAGGCCCTGGCTCAGTTGCTGCGCCAGCTTAATACCCAGGCCCGCGTGGGCGTGCTCATCAACGATTTGCACCGCCAGCCTGTCGCCTACTATAGTATTAAGTGGCTTACGCGCCTGTTTCGGGGCTCGTATCTGGTGCAGAATGATGCTCCGCTGTCGGTGGCCCGGGCCTTTACGCGCCGCGAGTGGCAGCAGATTCTGGCCGCCGCGGGCATTGAGCGGTACTCCTTGCGCTGGTGCTGGGCCTTCCGCTGGCAGGTTATCTTTTAA
- a CDS encoding GNAT family N-acetyltransferase encodes MNTFSAADLEIIDYEPRYHDDFRRLNHEWITRYFELEPADHITLGDPQTHLLDPGGFILLARYEGEIVGSGALLHNPDDNSWKLAKMAVTDQMQGRGIGYKLCQAILNRARTMGVPRVELVSNHILLPALHVYRKLGFREIPLGTVMYKRGNIRMAVDL; translated from the coding sequence ATGAATACATTTTCTGCCGCCGACCTTGAAATCATCGATTACGAACCCCGGTACCACGACGATTTCCGACGTCTCAACCACGAGTGGATAACGCGCTACTTCGAGTTGGAGCCTGCCGACCACATCACGCTCGGTGACCCGCAAACCCACCTGCTCGACCCGGGCGGCTTTATCCTGCTGGCCCGCTACGAAGGTGAAATTGTAGGCTCCGGAGCCCTGCTACACAATCCCGATGACAATAGCTGGAAGCTGGCCAAAATGGCCGTCACCGACCAGATGCAGGGCCGCGGTATTGGCTATAAGCTGTGCCAAGCCATTCTAAACCGGGCCCGCACCATGGGCGTACCGCGGGTGGAACTGGTTTCCAACCACATTCTGCTGCCGGCCCTGCACGTGTACCGCAAGCTGGGCTTCCGGGAAATTCCACTGGGCACCGTCATGTATAAGCGCGGCAACATCCGGATGGCCGTGGACTTGTAG